The genomic window GTGATTTTTCATCATGCTATCCTTTTATCATATTTTTATATCCTAGCGTTTGCTGTAATCCAAACGTGAATACTAATCTTAAGATTATACGGGGAAGAGCATTATTGCAAATAGAATATAGTAATTCAAACAGGTATTTCTATCGGCATAGCCGATGATTCTGCCAGCCTACCGGAGATCAGCTTGAAATGAATAAGCATAGCCGCTTCAGGTCTTGATTTCATTGACTTGTGGCGGAAATACTGTTATACGATTGCAGATGACATTTTTAAGGAAGTGTCTCCGTCACTGGTGGGCGGCCTGGACTTCAAATCCAGTGTTTCTGGCTAGTACCCAGAAGGGTGGGTTCGATTCCCATACACTTCCGCCAATTTTCTGTTCAGCCACCATGTTGTTCGGTGATAGGAGTAGTGCTCATGTTTGGTATTGGTATGCCTGAGTTGATTATTATTCTGGTTATCATCCTGATAATCTTTGGGACCGGAAAGCTGCCGGAAATTGGTGGTGCCCTGGGAAAAGGGATCCGTAACTTTAAAAAAGCATCAAATGAAAAGCCGGAAGAAATTGATGTTACTCCGGAAGCTGATGACAGCGGACCTGAAACTCAAGAAAAATCTGATTCCTCCAACGGGTAGTGATTGTTGTCGGTTTACCTTGGTTTCGGTGCCAATCTCGGTGATCGTTACGGGCAGATAAAAAAAGCCCTGGCGCTGATTAATGCCCTTCCAGAAACAGAAATTACCAAACTGTCATCTCTTTATGAAACTGCGCCGGTGGGTTATACGGAACAGGGAAATTTTTTCAATGGAGCCTGTGAGCTTGAAACAATCCTTCCCCCGTTGGAGCTGCTGAAGGCTTTGCTCGCTATTGAAGATTCTCTAGGTCGGGTCAGGACCGTTCGCTGGGGTCCCAGGAGCATTGATCTTGATATCCTCTTCTATAATCATCTTATCCTGCACCAACATGATCTGATTATTCCCCATCCGGCCATTGCCAAGAGGGGTTTTGTCCTTTACCCTCTTTGCGAGATTGCGCCGCATTTTATCCATCCGGAAAAAGAATGTGATATTGCCATGTTGCTGGAAA from Pseudomonadota bacterium includes these protein-coding regions:
- a CDS encoding twin-arginine translocase TatA/TatE family subunit; protein product: MFGIGMPELIIILVIILIIFGTGKLPEIGGALGKGIRNFKKASNEKPEEIDVTPEADDSGPETQEKSDSSNG
- the folK gene encoding 2-amino-4-hydroxy-6-hydroxymethyldihydropteridine diphosphokinase, which translates into the protein MSVYLGFGANLGDRYGQIKKALALINALPETEITKLSSLYETAPVGYTEQGNFFNGACELETILPPLELLKALLAIEDSLGRVRTVRWGPRSIDLDILFYNHLILHQHDLIIPHPAIAKRGFVLYPLCEIAPHFIHPEKECDIAMLLE